The Deltaproteobacteria bacterium genome window below encodes:
- a CDS encoding efflux RND transporter permease subunit — MLGRIIELSIKNRLIILLFTAFVVGFGVYSVSRTPIDAIPDLSDTQVIIFTEFPGQAPQVVEDQVTYPLTTAMMSVPKAKTVRGYSFFGVSFVYVIFEDGTDIYWARSRVLEYLNFASGKLPAGVTPSLGPDATGVGWVYEYTVEGKGLSLAELRSIQDWYIRYQLTSVPGVSEVASIGGFVKQYQVNIDPNRLITYGVSIGEVMEAVEMSNRDVGGRVVEMSEREYMVRGLGYIEGIPDIENIVLKVDGTGTPVRILDIARVELGPDERRGLAELNGEGEAVGGIVVMRFGENALEVINGIKEKIKELEAGLPPGVTIRTVYDRSDLIYRAIETLREKLIEESIVVSLVCVIFLLHFRSSLVAMIMLPVGILASFIVMYAMGINANIMSLGGIAIAIGAMIDGAIVMIENAHKHIEKGEGKGRDRWGMITEAAKEVGPALFFSLLIITVSFMPIFTLEAQEGRLFKPLAYTKTFAMAAAALLSVTLVPVLMGYFIRGRIRPEEQNPVTRSLIWLYRPALQKVLRHKKLTIAIALLALVSTLYPMKKLGSEFMPPLNEGTLFYMPVTLPGISITKSAEILQTQNRIIKGFPEVESVFGKAGRAQTATDPAPFEMFETVINLKPEKEWRPGMTMERLVEELDSALRMPGITNAWTMPIKARTDMLSTGIRTPVGVKVFGKDLAELERLSLDIEAALKEVPGTSSAFAERAVGGYYLDVRIKREEAARYGLRIEDIQEVITSAIGGENVTTTVEGLERYPVNVRYKRELRDDIVKIGRVLVPAAGGQHVTLSQVAILEVKKGPATVRTENALLTNWIFVDVRGRDIGSYVADAKAAVAEKVEFPPGYYAAWSGQYEYMERAYQKLKVIVPLTLGIIFLLLYLNFKSITECLIILLAIPFSLIGATWTLYLLDYNFSIGVAVGFLALAGLDAETGIIMLIYLKHAHEKRVSEGRMNSRADLYEAIREGAVLRVRPKVMTAMAIIAGLLPIMWSTGTGADVMKRIAAPMVGGMVTAVLLELLVLPVIYAFWKGRGLPAGKNSPGFESPHS; from the coding sequence ATGCTTGGCAGGATCATCGAGCTATCCATAAAAAACAGGCTTATCATCCTCCTTTTCACCGCGTTCGTAGTCGGCTTCGGCGTCTATTCGGTCTCAAGGACGCCAATTGACGCCATCCCCGACCTTTCCGACACGCAGGTCATAATCTTCACCGAATTCCCAGGGCAGGCCCCGCAGGTCGTCGAGGACCAGGTAACGTATCCTCTGACCACGGCCATGATGTCGGTCCCCAAGGCCAAGACCGTAAGGGGCTATTCTTTCTTCGGGGTCTCGTTCGTTTACGTCATATTCGAGGACGGCACCGATATCTACTGGGCCAGGAGCCGCGTCCTCGAATACCTCAACTTCGCCTCGGGCAAGCTCCCGGCCGGCGTTACCCCGTCGCTCGGGCCAGACGCCACGGGCGTCGGGTGGGTATACGAGTACACGGTCGAGGGCAAGGGCTTGAGCCTCGCGGAGCTACGCTCCATCCAGGACTGGTACATAAGGTACCAGCTCACCTCCGTGCCGGGAGTATCCGAGGTCGCCTCCATAGGCGGGTTCGTGAAGCAATACCAGGTAAATATAGACCCGAACAGGCTCATTACGTACGGCGTCTCCATCGGCGAGGTCATGGAGGCCGTCGAGATGAGCAACCGGGACGTGGGCGGCAGGGTCGTCGAGATGTCCGAAAGAGAGTACATGGTACGGGGCCTGGGATACATCGAGGGCATTCCGGACATAGAGAATATCGTCCTCAAGGTGGACGGTACAGGCACGCCCGTAAGGATACTGGACATAGCAAGGGTGGAGCTCGGGCCCGACGAAAGGCGGGGCCTTGCCGAGCTCAACGGCGAGGGCGAGGCGGTCGGCGGCATAGTGGTAATGCGCTTCGGCGAGAACGCGCTCGAGGTAATAAACGGAATCAAGGAGAAGATAAAAGAGCTCGAGGCGGGCCTCCCGCCCGGGGTCACAATAAGGACGGTCTACGACAGGAGCGACCTCATTTACAGGGCAATAGAAACACTGAGGGAGAAGCTCATAGAGGAATCTATCGTGGTCTCCCTCGTCTGCGTCATATTCCTCCTCCACTTCAGGTCCTCGCTCGTCGCCATGATAATGCTCCCGGTGGGCATACTCGCCTCTTTCATAGTCATGTACGCAATGGGCATAAACGCCAATATCATGAGCCTGGGCGGCATAGCCATAGCCATAGGCGCGATGATAGACGGCGCGATAGTCATGATAGAGAACGCCCACAAGCACATCGAGAAGGGGGAGGGAAAAGGGAGAGACCGCTGGGGCATGATAACCGAGGCGGCGAAGGAGGTCGGGCCCGCGCTCTTCTTCTCGCTCCTTATCATAACCGTCTCCTTCATGCCCATCTTCACGCTCGAGGCGCAGGAAGGGAGGCTCTTTAAGCCGCTGGCCTATACCAAGACCTTTGCGATGGCGGCGGCCGCGCTCCTCTCGGTTACGCTCGTTCCCGTCCTCATGGGTTACTTCATAAGAGGCAGGATACGGCCGGAGGAGCAGAACCCCGTAACCAGGTCCCTGATATGGCTGTACAGGCCTGCCCTTCAGAAGGTCCTCCGGCACAAGAAGCTCACCATAGCGATAGCGCTCCTGGCGCTTGTCTCTACCCTTTACCCGATGAAAAAGCTGGGGAGCGAATTCATGCCGCCCCTTAACGAAGGCACGCTCTTTTACATGCCCGTGACCTTGCCGGGCATATCCATCACGAAGTCCGCCGAGATACTCCAGACCCAGAACAGAATTATAAAGGGCTTCCCCGAGGTGGAAAGCGTCTTCGGAAAGGCAGGGCGGGCGCAGACCGCGACCGATCCGGCCCCGTTCGAGATGTTCGAGACGGTGATCAATCTCAAGCCCGAGAAGGAATGGCGGCCCGGCATGACCATGGAAAGGCTCGTAGAGGAGCTGGATTCGGCCCTCCGGATGCCCGGGATTACAAACGCATGGACCATGCCCATAAAGGCCCGGACAGACATGCTCTCGACCGGCATAAGGACGCCAGTTGGGGTAAAGGTGTTCGGAAAAGACCTTGCCGAACTCGAAAGGCTCTCCCTAGATATAGAAGCGGCCCTGAAAGAGGTGCCCGGCACGTCCAGCGCATTCGCCGAAAGGGCGGTCGGAGGATATTACCTGGACGTCAGGATAAAACGCGAGGAGGCCGCAAGGTACGGCTTGAGAATAGAGGACATCCAGGAGGTCATAACGTCGGCTATCGGGGGCGAGAACGTCACCACCACGGTCGAGGGCCTTGAAAGATACCCCGTAAACGTAAGATACAAACGGGAGCTCCGGGACGATATCGTGAAGATAGGCCGCGTGCTCGTGCCTGCCGCCGGAGGGCAGCACGTCACTCTTTCGCAGGTCGCCATCCTGGAGGTGAAGAAAGGCCCGGCTACCGTAAGGACCGAGAACGCCCTCCTTACCAACTGGATATTCGTGGACGTGAGGGGAAGGGACATCGGGAGCTATGTCGCGGATGCAAAAGCCGCGGTCGCGGAAAAAGTGGAGTTCCCGCCCGGCTATTACGCCGCATGGTCGGGCCAGTACGAGTACATGGAGAGGGCCTATCAGAAGCTCAAGGTCATAGTGCCCCTTACACTCGGGATAATCTTCCTCCTCCTCTACCTGAATTTCAAGTCCATTACCGAGTGCCTCATAATACTCCTTGCCATCCCGTTCTCTCTTATCGGGGCGACATGGACGCTCTACCTTCTGGATTACAATTTCAGCATAGGCGTCGCGGTCGGATTCCTTGCGCTTGCGGGGCTCGACGCCGAGACCGGCATAATCATGCTCATCTACCTGAAGCACGCGCATGAGAAGCGTGTCTCGGAAGGCAGGATGAACTCGCGCGCAGACCTCTACGAGGCGATAAGGGAAGGGGCGGTCCTCAGGGTCAGGCCCAAGGTGATGACCGCGATGGCCATAATAGCCGGCCTCCTGCCCATAATGTGGAGCACGGGCACAGGCGCCGACGTGATGAAGAGGATAGCGGCGCCAATGGTCGGCGGCATGGTGACGGCGGTCCTCCTCGAATTGCTCGTGCTCCCGGTCATATACGCCTTCTGGAAAGGGAGAGGGCTTCCTGCCGGAAAGAATTCTCCCGGGTTCGAGAGCCCGCATTCCTGA
- a CDS encoding ATP synthase F0 subunit B translates to MISLDQTLLFQIVGFFVLLIILNRLLYRPVQRILKERDERIAGSLKKAAGTEKEVAEGLLSYEKRLKEAAMKGHEERGRLRQEGVDREKIILEAARSEAAAELAKIRKELDSSRQGALSGLKTEARGLAREIAGKVLDRSVAGLIALFILIPSVAFASAGGDHGNGMLWKIGNFIVLAVGVYLVWTKAINKLLDKRSAEIKTALESAQAAKDEAERKAAEYRAKLNILDSRIAEIQKELRAEGESERERIIAEAGKSAERLKEQAKAAAEQEIKKAKIEIREEAARAAVELAEEILKKEFTPADQDRLVKGYLNNLRIN, encoded by the coding sequence ATGATATCACTCGACCAGACCCTCCTTTTCCAGATAGTCGGTTTTTTCGTCCTCCTTATAATCCTCAACAGGCTTCTTTACAGGCCCGTCCAGCGGATACTGAAGGAAAGGGACGAGCGCATAGCCGGGAGCCTCAAGAAGGCCGCCGGGACCGAGAAAGAGGTCGCCGAAGGGCTTCTGAGCTATGAAAAGAGGCTCAAGGAAGCCGCCATGAAGGGGCATGAGGAAAGGGGCAGGCTCAGGCAGGAAGGCGTCGACAGGGAAAAAATCATACTCGAGGCCGCCAGGTCCGAGGCCGCCGCCGAACTCGCCAAAATAAGGAAGGAGCTCGATTCGAGCAGGCAGGGCGCGCTTTCGGGGCTTAAGACCGAGGCAAGGGGCCTTGCCAGGGAGATAGCCGGGAAGGTGCTCGACAGGAGCGTAGCAGGGCTTATCGCCCTTTTCATCCTAATCCCCTCCGTAGCCTTCGCCTCAGCGGGCGGCGACCACGGGAACGGCATGCTCTGGAAAATCGGCAACTTCATCGTGCTCGCAGTCGGCGTGTACCTCGTATGGACAAAGGCCATAAACAAGCTCCTGGATAAGAGAAGCGCCGAGATAAAGACCGCCCTCGAAAGCGCCCAGGCAGCCAAAGACGAGGCCGAGAGGAAGGCCGCGGAATACAGGGCCAAGCTCAACATCCTGGATTCGAGGATAGCCGAGATACAGAAGGAGCTCAGGGCCGAGGGCGAATCAGAACGGGAAAGAATAATAGCCGAGGCAGGGAAATCCGCCGAGAGGCTCAAAGAGCAGGCAAAGGCCGCCGCCGAGCAGGAGATAAAAAAGGCTAAGATCGAGATCCGCGAAGAGGCGGCCAGGGCCGCCGTGGAGCTGGCCGAGGAGATACTCAAAAAGGAGTTCACCCCCGCGGACCAGGACAGGCTCGTAAAAGGATACCTAAATAACCTGAGGATCAACTGA
- the atpH gene encoding ATP synthase F1 subunit delta, translated as MKSSASKRFAKALIEVGRDENSWDQYGKELRSVLAIFSGNPELEKALLNPMYKLEDRLSLMDNVAASAGLSSHVAKFLGILVRTRNLRFLDEITAAYSAYEDELAGRIRASVDSPTELPPALVEEIRKKLSSLTGKDVVLTCNYNPILLGGLVLKIGNTILDGSLKTQLELMKEKILEGVV; from the coding sequence ATGAAGAGTTCCGCGTCCAAGAGGTTCGCGAAGGCGCTCATAGAAGTCGGAAGGGATGAAAACTCCTGGGACCAGTACGGGAAGGAGCTCCGCTCGGTGCTCGCGATATTCAGCGGCAACCCCGAGCTCGAAAAGGCGCTCCTTAACCCCATGTACAAGCTGGAAGACCGCTTATCGTTAATGGACAACGTGGCCGCCTCCGCCGGGCTCTCGTCCCATGTCGCCAAATTCCTCGGCATACTCGTACGCACCAGGAATTTGAGGTTCCTGGACGAGATAACCGCCGCGTACTCGGCCTACGAGGACGAGCTGGCGGGCAGGATCCGGGCCTCGGTGGATTCCCCCACGGAGCTTCCCCCGGCCCTCGTCGAGGAGATAAGGAAAAAACTCTCCTCCCTTACCGGCAAGGACGTAGTACTAACATGCAATTATAACCCTATCCTCCTGGGCGGGCTTGTCCTCAAGATCGGGAACACCATCCTGGACGGGAGCTTGAAGACCCAGCTCGAACTCATGAAAGAAAAAATACTCGAAGGGGTGGTTTAG
- the atpA gene encoding F0F1 ATP synthase subunit alpha: MIKVEEISQLIKTQIKGFEKEIDIQEVGTVISVGDGIARIYGLEKAMAGELLEFQGGLQGMVLNLEEDNVGAALLGSDQTVKEGSTVKRTGRIVEVPVGKGLMGRVVNALGQPIDNKGPIEAAERRRVEIKAPGIVARKSVKEPLQTGIKAIDAMIPIGRGQRELIIGDRQTGKTAVAIDTIINQKGQNVFCIYVAIGQKQSTVAQISEKLKQFGAMDYTVIVAATASSPAPLQFIAPYAGCAIGEYFRDNGMHALIIYDDLSKHAVAYRQLSLLLRRPPGREAYPGDVFYLHSRLLERAAKLSDALGGGSLTALPIIETQAGDVSAYIPTNVISITDGQIFLETDLFYSGIRPAINVGLSVSRVGGSAQIKAMKSVAGTLRLELAQYRELAAFAQFGSDLDPATQKQLNRGGKLVEILKQGQYKPLPVEKQVLVIYAATNGYVDAYPNSALKRYEEELIAFMESRHPEIIEEIRTKKAIDNDLKAKLNKALEDLKGLFVAEGK; the protein is encoded by the coding sequence ATGATCAAGGTAGAGGAAATAAGCCAGCTCATAAAGACCCAGATAAAAGGGTTTGAGAAGGAAATCGACATACAGGAAGTCGGCACCGTCATATCGGTCGGCGACGGCATCGCGAGGATATACGGCCTTGAAAAAGCCATGGCCGGGGAACTTCTCGAATTCCAGGGCGGCCTCCAGGGCATGGTCCTGAACCTCGAGGAGGACAACGTCGGAGCCGCCCTCCTCGGAAGCGACCAGACGGTAAAGGAAGGCTCTACGGTAAAGAGGACCGGAAGGATAGTCGAGGTCCCGGTCGGCAAGGGCCTCATGGGCAGGGTCGTTAACGCCCTCGGACAGCCCATAGACAACAAGGGCCCCATAGAGGCCGCCGAGAGGCGGAGAGTCGAGATAAAGGCCCCCGGCATAGTCGCGAGAAAGTCGGTCAAGGAGCCGCTCCAGACCGGCATCAAGGCCATAGACGCCATGATACCCATCGGCAGGGGCCAGAGGGAGCTCATAATAGGCGACCGCCAGACCGGAAAGACCGCCGTCGCGATCGACACCATCATAAACCAGAAAGGGCAGAACGTCTTCTGCATATACGTAGCCATCGGCCAGAAGCAGTCGACGGTCGCCCAGATATCCGAGAAATTGAAGCAGTTCGGCGCGATGGACTACACCGTAATCGTCGCCGCCACGGCAAGCTCCCCGGCGCCGCTCCAGTTCATCGCCCCTTACGCGGGCTGCGCCATTGGCGAGTACTTCAGGGACAACGGGATGCACGCCCTCATAATCTACGACGACCTTTCGAAGCACGCGGTCGCGTACAGGCAGCTCTCGCTTCTCCTCCGGAGGCCCCCGGGCCGCGAGGCGTACCCCGGAGACGTCTTCTACCTCCACTCAAGGCTTTTGGAGAGGGCGGCTAAACTTTCGGACGCGCTCGGCGGCGGGTCTCTTACGGCCCTTCCGATCATCGAGACTCAGGCGGGTGACGTCTCGGCCTACATCCCCACGAACGTCATCTCCATCACGGACGGACAGATATTCCTCGAGACCGACCTCTTCTACTCAGGCATAAGGCCGGCCATCAACGTCGGCCTTTCGGTCTCCCGCGTCGGCGGAAGCGCCCAGATAAAGGCCATGAAGTCGGTCGCGGGCACGTTGAGACTCGAGCTTGCTCAGTACAGGGAGCTCGCTGCGTTCGCACAGTTCGGAAGCGACCTCGACCCGGCAACCCAGAAGCAGCTCAACAGGGGCGGCAAGCTCGTCGAGATCTTGAAGCAGGGGCAGTACAAGCCCCTTCCCGTAGAAAAGCAGGTGCTCGTAATCTACGCCGCCACAAACGGCTACGTGGACGCATACCCCAACTCGGCCCTCAAGAGGTACGAGGAGGAGCTCATAGCTTTCATGGAATCCAGGCACCCCGAGATAATCGAGGAGATACGCACCAAGAAGGCCATAGACAACGACCTTAAGGCCAAGCTCAATAAGGCGCTCGAGGACCTGAAGGGCCTTTTCGTGGCCGAAGGCAAGTAG
- the atpG gene encoding ATP synthase F1 subunit gamma, with the protein MPSLKDIKRRIKSVKNTRQITKAMKMVSAAKLKKAQDEIVAARPYAEKMLELIGSLASKASPDSHPLLEKREVKNITLALFTSDRGLCGSFNSQLLRTAERFLRERGPSGASLYLVGKRGGEYFKRRNIKVLNARPVGSGRPAYGTAVEIANDLVGSYLKGETDEVHMIFSEFKSALTQKPLTIKLLPVSAPENEENKDGDGKGEYIYEPSEEAVLASLLPKYVEVQAFRALLETSASEHGARMTAMDSASKNAGQMISGLTLVYNRLRQAAITKELMEIIGGAEALK; encoded by the coding sequence ATGCCAAGTCTTAAAGACATAAAAAGAAGGATAAAGTCGGTCAAGAACACGCGGCAGATAACCAAGGCCATGAAGATGGTCTCCGCCGCGAAGCTTAAAAAGGCCCAGGACGAGATAGTCGCGGCCCGGCCCTATGCCGAGAAGATGCTCGAGCTCATAGGCTCGCTCGCGTCCAAGGCCTCGCCCGACAGCCACCCCCTCCTGGAAAAGCGGGAGGTGAAGAACATCACCCTTGCGCTCTTCACCTCGGACAGGGGACTTTGCGGAAGCTTCAACTCGCAGCTCCTCCGGACAGCCGAAAGGTTCCTCCGTGAGCGCGGCCCGTCCGGCGCAAGCCTTTATCTTGTCGGGAAACGCGGGGGCGAGTACTTCAAGAGGCGGAACATCAAGGTCCTCAACGCCCGCCCGGTCGGGAGCGGCAGGCCGGCGTACGGCACCGCAGTCGAGATAGCCAACGACCTCGTGGGCTCGTACTTGAAGGGCGAGACCGACGAGGTCCATATGATATTCAGCGAGTTCAAGTCCGCCCTCACCCAGAAGCCGCTTACGATAAAGCTTCTGCCCGTCTCGGCCCCCGAGAACGAGGAAAATAAGGATGGCGACGGCAAGGGCGAGTACATTTACGAGCCAAGCGAGGAGGCGGTGCTTGCGAGCCTCCTTCCAAAGTACGTCGAGGTTCAGGCCTTCAGGGCCCTTCTGGAAACCTCGGCCAGCGAACACGGGGCCAGGATGACGGCCATGGACTCGGCCTCGAAGAACGCGGGGCAGATGATAAGCGGCCTTACGCTCGTCTATAACAGGCTCCGCCAGGCCGCCATCACCAAGGAGCTCATGGAGATAATCGGAGGCGCGGAGGCGCTTAAGTAA
- the atpD gene encoding F0F1 ATP synthase subunit beta, producing the protein MSQVERTAAGLTAEGVGKERNIGRITQVIGPVLDIEFPPGKLPAINNAVRVTNKSISSEDWNLVTEVAQHLGENTVRCIAMDASEGLVRGTEAWDTGAAITVPVGKPVLGRIINVIGEPVDELGPIASEKKYGIHRPAPTFEQQSTKMEVFETGIKVVDLLTPYLKGGKIGLFGGAGVGKTVLIMELINNVAMQHGGFSVFGGVGERTREGNDLWEEMKESGVLGETALVYGQMNEPPGARARVALTALTMAEYFRDEENQDVLLFIDNIFRFVQANSEVSALLGRIPSAVGYQPTLGTDVGGLQERITSTLNGSITSVQAIYVPADDLTDPAPATTFAHLDATTVLSRQIAELGIYPAVDPLDSTSRILDPQIVGDEHYSTARRVQAILQKYKDLQDIIAILGMDELSEEDKLVVARARKIQRFLSQPFFVAEQFTGTPGKYVSVKDTIKGFNMIANGELDDIPEQAFYMVGTIEEVMEKAEKIRASV; encoded by the coding sequence ATGTCCCAAGTCGAAAGAACAGCAGCCGGCCTGACAGCCGAAGGTGTCGGGAAGGAGAGGAATATCGGCAGGATCACGCAAGTCATCGGCCCGGTGCTCGATATCGAGTTCCCGCCCGGCAAGCTCCCGGCCATCAATAACGCCGTGAGGGTCACGAACAAGAGCATAAGCAGCGAGGACTGGAACCTCGTTACCGAAGTGGCCCAGCACCTCGGAGAGAACACGGTAAGGTGCATAGCCATGGACGCTTCCGAGGGCCTCGTAAGGGGCACCGAGGCCTGGGACACCGGCGCCGCCATAACCGTCCCTGTCGGCAAGCCCGTCCTCGGGCGCATAATAAACGTCATAGGCGAGCCTGTGGACGAGCTCGGCCCCATAGCGAGCGAGAAGAAGTACGGGATACACCGCCCTGCCCCGACCTTTGAGCAGCAGTCGACCAAGATGGAGGTCTTCGAGACCGGCATCAAGGTCGTCGACCTCCTCACGCCCTATCTTAAAGGCGGCAAGATCGGCCTCTTCGGCGGCGCGGGCGTCGGAAAGACGGTCCTCATAATGGAGCTCATCAATAACGTCGCCATGCAGCACGGCGGCTTCTCGGTCTTCGGCGGAGTCGGTGAGAGAACCAGGGAAGGAAACGACCTCTGGGAGGAGATGAAGGAATCGGGCGTTCTCGGCGAGACCGCCCTCGTCTACGGGCAGATGAACGAGCCCCCGGGAGCGAGGGCGAGGGTCGCGCTCACGGCGCTCACAATGGCGGAGTATTTCAGGGACGAGGAGAACCAGGACGTCCTCCTCTTCATAGACAACATTTTCAGGTTCGTGCAGGCGAACTCGGAAGTCTCCGCGCTCCTCGGCCGCATACCTTCCGCCGTCGGATACCAGCCGACGCTCGGCACCGACGTGGGCGGCCTCCAGGAGAGGATCACCTCGACCCTTAACGGCTCGATCACCTCGGTCCAGGCCATATACGTCCCTGCGGACGACCTGACCGACCCGGCCCCGGCGACGACCTTCGCGCACCTTGACGCGACGACGGTCCTTTCGAGGCAGATAGCCGAGCTCGGCATCTACCCTGCCGTGGACCCGCTGGATTCGACATCCAGGATCCTCGACCCGCAGATAGTCGGCGACGAGCACTACTCGACCGCGCGCCGGGTGCAGGCGATACTCCAGAAGTACAAGGACCTGCAGGACATCATCGCGATCCTCGGCATGGACGAGCTCTCGGAAGAGGACAAGCTCGTGGTCGCCCGCGCGAGGAAGATACAGAGGTTCCTCTCGCAGCCCTTCTTCGTGGCCGAGCAGTTCACCGGAACGCCCGGCAAGTACGTAAGCGTGAAGGACACCATCAAGGGCTTCAACATGATCGCCAACGGCGAGCTCGACGACATCCCGGAGCAGGCATTTTACATGGTCGGCACCATCGAAGAGGTAATGGAAAAGGCCGAGAAGATACGGGCGAGCGTTTAA
- the atpC gene encoding ATP synthase F1 subunit epsilon — translation MADNNTTFLLEIVTPQRKLLSMEVEEATAPGQEGEFGVLAGHTPFLTVLKPGEVAFRKGAEAGVLAVGRGYAEVLPGKTTILVDTAARESEIDLEAVRAEAGEAQAALGSLSQEDAAYAQAQDRLEYAEARLRIKERVRA, via the coding sequence ATGGCTGACAACAATACAACCTTTTTGCTCGAGATAGTCACCCCCCAGAGGAAGCTCCTCTCCATGGAGGTCGAGGAGGCCACTGCCCCCGGTCAGGAAGGCGAGTTCGGGGTGCTCGCGGGGCATACCCCGTTCCTTACGGTCCTTAAGCCTGGCGAGGTCGCCTTCAGGAAGGGCGCGGAAGCAGGCGTATTAGCCGTTGGGAGGGGCTACGCAGAAGTACTGCCCGGGAAGACCACCATACTGGTCGACACTGCCGCGAGGGAGTCCGAGATCGACCTTGAGGCAGTAAGAGCCGAGGCTGGCGAGGCTCAAGCCGCCCTCGGCTCCTTAAGCCAGGAGGACGCGGCCTATGCACAGGCCCAGGACCGGCTCGAGTACGCAGAGGCAAGGCTCAGGATAAAGGAACGGGTCAGGGCTTAG